One Mauremys reevesii isolate NIE-2019 unplaced genomic scaffold, ASM1616193v1 Contig69, whole genome shotgun sequence genomic region harbors:
- the LOC120394585 gene encoding olfactory receptor 52N4-like — MSDSNTTEFTNPSTFILLGIPGLETAHVWISIPFCAMYIIAILGNFIILFIVKTEPSLHGPMYYFLCMLAVSDLVLSTSTLPKTLSIFWFNSREINFSACLTQMYFVACFLVMDSGILVAMSLDRYVAICHPLRHSTILTNPVVAKIGLAVVLRGSMLILPYPFLARQWPYCRTNIIPHLYCEHMAVVKLACADIRISNYYSLSVAFLVTALDVFFITVSYIQILRAIFSLPTKDAWLKTFGTCSSHLCVILASYIPALFSLLMHRFGHNVALHFHIPMANAYLLVTPVLHPIIYGVRTKQIRDRLLRLLSHKGM, encoded by the coding sequence atgtcagattccaacacaactgagttcaccaacccctccaccttcatcctactgggaattcctggcctggagacagcccatgtctggatctccatccccttctgtgccatgtacatcatagccatcttggggaacttcatcatcctgttcatcgtgaagaccgagccgagcctccatgggcccatgtactatttcctctgcatgctggccgtcagcgacctggtcctgtctacatccaccctgcccaaaacgctgagcatcttctggttcaattccagggagatcaatttcagtgcctgcctcacccagatgtacttcgttGCCTGCTTCTTAGTGATGGACTCTGGGATCCTTGTGGCCATGTCTttggatcgctatgtggccatctgccatcccctgagacattccaccatcctgacaaaccctgTGGTGGCAAAGATCGGCCTGGCCGTGGTGCTTCGTGGCAGCATGCTCATTCTGCCCTATCCCTTTCTGGcgaggcagtggccatattgtAGAACCAACATTATCCCCCACTTGTACTGTGAGCACATGGCCGTGGTGAAACTGGCCTGTGCCGACATCCGCATCAGTAATTACTACAGCCTCTCTGTCGCCTTCTTGGTGACtgctctggatgtgttttttatcactgtgtcctatatccagatcctcagggccatcttcagcctccccacaaaggacgcctggctcaagacttttgggacctgcagctcccacctctgtgtcatttTAGCCTCTTACATCCCagctctcttctctctcctcatgcaccggtttggccacaatgtgGCCCTACATTTCCACATTCCCATGGCCAACGCATACCTGCTCGTGACCCCCGTGCTacaccccatcatctatggggtgaggaccaaacagatacgggacaggctgctccggctaCTTAGTCATAAAGGGAtgtaa
- the LOC120394598 gene encoding olfactory receptor 52R1-like, producing MSDSNTTDFTNPSTFILLGIPGLEAAHVWISIPFCAMYIIAILGNFTILFIVKREPSLHEPMYYFLCMLAIGDLVLSTSILPKTLSIFWFNSREIDFSACLTQMYFIHCFLAMESGIIVAMALDRYVAICDPLRHSTILTNPVVAKIGLAMVLRGGMLALPYPFLARRWPYCRTNVIPHSYCEHIAVVKLACTDIRISSYYGLSVAFLVMGLDVFFIAVSYIQILMAIFSLPTKDARLKTFGTCISHLCVILASYIPALFSFLTHRFGHNVPLYFHILIANAYLLVPPMLNPIIYGVRTKQIRDRLLCFCVSTAKANPLRS from the exons atgtcagattccaacacaaccgacttcaccaacccctccaccttcatcctgctgggcattcctggcctggaggctgcccatgtctggatctccatccccttctgtgccatgtacatcatagccatcttggggaacttcaccatcctgttcattgtgaagagggagccaagcctccatgagcccatgtactatttcctctgcatgctggccatcggtgacctggtcctgtccacgtCCATCCTACCCAAAacgctgagcatcttctggttcaattccagggagatcgatttcagtgcctgcctcacccagatgtacttcattcactgcttcttaGCAATGGAGTCTGGGATCAtcgtggccatggctttggatcgctacgtggccatctgtgaccccctgagacattccaccatcctgacaaaccccgTGGTGGCCAAGATTGGCCTGGCCATGGTGCTGCGCGGAGGGATGCTCGCACTGCCCTATCCCTTCCTTGCGAGGCGGTGGCCATATTGTAGAACCAACGTCATCCCCCACTCTTATTGTGAGCATATAGCCGTGGTGAAACTGGCCTGCACTGACATCCgcatcagtagttactatggcctcTCCGTGGCATTTTTGGTGATGGGTCTGGATGTGTTCTTTATCGCCgtgtcctatatccagatccttatggccatcttcagcctccccacaaaggacgctCGGCTCAAGACATTTGGGACTtgcatctcccacctctgtgtcatcttagcCTCTTACATCCCagctcttttctcctttctcacaCACCGttttggccacaatgtgccccTATATTTCCACATTCTCATTGCCAACGCGTACCTGCTTGTGCCCCCCATGCTGAAtcccatcatctatggggtgaggaccaaacagatccgggacaggctgct GTGCTTTTGCGTTAGTACAGCCAAAGCAAACCCATTACGCTCATGA